A section of the Engystomops pustulosus chromosome 3, aEngPut4.maternal, whole genome shotgun sequence genome encodes:
- the SAYSD1 gene encoding SAYSvFN domain-containing protein 1, with translation MEQRLAEFRARKAKIQTKPVESNSGEGGTGSGPRTKTLIQKAKDQILSACNKWRNPEPAAQAMSQAMSQARTEVLSVMAGEAEPVDSSMWKVVLLLKVLLWLALLGLFVELEFGLAYFLLSMFYWLYEGTRRPGRRKEGEKSAYSVFNPGCEAIQGTLTAEQFERELQYRPLAGT, from the exons ATGGAGCAGAGGCTGGCAGAATTCAGAGCAAGAAAAGCCAAAATTCAGACGAAACCTGTGGAAAGTAactcgggggaggggggcaccGGCTCCGGGCCAAGGACAAAaacattgatacagaaagcaaaaGACCAAATACTCAGCGCGTGCAACAAGTGGAGAAACCCGGAGCCGGCGGCCCAGGCCATGTCCCAGGCCATGTCCCAGGCCAGGACTGAG GTGCTGTCTGTAATGGCAGGCGAGGCTGAGCCCGTGGACTCGTCTATGTGGAAGGTCGTCCTCCTGCTGAAGGTCCTGCTGTGGCTGGCGCTGCTCGGACTCTTTGTAGAACTTGAGTTTGGGCTGGCGTACTTTCTCCTTTCCATGTTCTATTGGTTGTATGAAGGAACTCGTCGGCCGGGCcggaggaaggagggggagaaGAGCGCATACTCCGTCTTCAACCCCGGCTGTGAGGCCATTCAGGGGACGCTGACTGCAGAGCAATTCGAGAGAGAACTGCAGTACAGACCCCTGGCCGGGACCTAG
- the LOC140120813 gene encoding cleavage stimulation factor subunit 2-like: MAGLNVRDPALDRSLRSVFVGNIPYEATEEQLKDIFSEVGPVVSFRLVYDRETGKPKGYGFCEYQDQETALSAMRNLNGREFSGRALRVDNAASEKNKEELKSLGTGAPVIESPYGDPVPPEEAPESISRAVASLPPEQMYELMKQMKLCVQNSPQEARNMLLQNPQLAYALLQAQVVMRIVDPEIAMKILHRPTIVPPILQGNQQAGPGPSVPLTQGNAPGGPPAPVGGMHVNGAPPMMQSLPMQSGVPGPINPAPGPILQGVPMPDPRAPLQRGPPAPNVPPRGLLGDGPNDPRGGTLLTVTNDDQPNRGYLPPSLQGGVPLHHDRGPAPLEIRGGPMGEPPRPIIGESRGLPMMDARDSRMMEPRPMDVRGSVPAPASRGPIPGMQVSGSGGPQPPRQVTNVQGSSGQGGFSPGQNQITPQDHEKAALIMQVLQLTPDQIAMLPPEQRQSILILKEQIQKSTGGP; this comes from the coding sequence ATGGCAGGACTAAACGTGCGGGATCCTGCGTTGGATCGGTCCCTGCGCTCGGTTTTTGTTGGGAACATCCCGTATGAAGCCACGGAGGAGCAGCTGAAGGACATCTTCTCTGAGGTGGGACCTGTGGTCAGCTTTCGCCTGGTGTATGATCGTGAAACCGGGAAACCTAAAGGCTATGGCTTCTGTGAGTATCAGGACCAGGAGACGGCACTCAGCGCTATGCGCAATCTGAATGGCCGGGAGTTTAGCGGCAGAGCCCTGCGGGTAGATAACGCAGCCAGCGAGAAGAACAAGGAGGAGCTGAAGAGTCTGGGCACCGGGGCGCCTGTCATTGAGTCTCCCTATGGGGATCCGGTGCCCCCCGAGGAAGCTCCAGAGTCTATAAGTCGAGCTGTTGCAAGTCTTCCTCCTGAACAGATGTATGAACTCATGAAACAAATGAAGTTATGTGTGCAGAACAGTCCCCAAGAAGCCCGAAATATGCTCCTACAGAACCCACAGCTGGCATATGCCCTTCTTCAGGCTCAGGTGGTCATGAGGATTGTGGACCCGGAAATCGCTATGAAAATCCTTCATCGCCCCACTATTGTACCACCAATATTACAAGGGAACCAACAGGCAGGTCCAGGGCCTAGTGTTCCTCTCACTCAAGGGAATGCCCCAGGCGGGCCGCCGGCGCCTGTGGGTGGCATGCACGTGAATGGTGCTCCACCAATGATGCAGTCACTACCAATGCAGAGTGGAGTCCCAGGTCCCATAAACCCTGCACCGGGACCAATACTTCAAGGTGTACCTATGCCGGATCCTCGAGCCCCTCTGCAACGTGGTCCTCCAGCACCTAATGTCCCACCACGTGGTCTTCTTGGAGATGGCCCCAATGACCCACGTGGGGGAACACTGCTTACTGTAACGAATGATGACCAACCTAACCGTGGCTATTTGCCTCCATCTTTACAAGGTGGAGTACCTTTACATCACGATCGAGGTCCTGCACCCCTTGAAATTAGAGGGGGCCCTATGGGAGAGCCACCTCGACCTATTATTGGAGAATCACGAGGACTCCCTATGATGGATGCACGAGACTCCAGAATGATGGAGCCTCGACCTATGGATGTGAGGGGCTCTGTGCCTGCTCCAGCATCCAGAGGTCCTATTCCTGGAATGCAAGTATCAGGATCCGGAGGTCCTCAGCCACCAAGACAAGTGACAAATGTTCAAGGATCTTCTGGACAAGGCGGCTTCAGCCCTGGACAGAACCAGATCACCCCGCAGGACCATGAGAAGGCTGCGCTGATCATGCAGGTCCTGCagctgaccccagaccagatcgcCATGTTACCACCTGAGCAAAGACAGAGCATCCTCATCCTAAAGGAGCAGATCCAGAAATCCACAGGAGGCCCATAA